In Strigops habroptila isolate Jane chromosome 7, bStrHab1.2.pri, whole genome shotgun sequence, the following are encoded in one genomic region:
- the RAPGEF2 gene encoding rap guanine nucleotide exchange factor 2 isoform X4, with protein MKPLAIPANHGVMGQQEKHSLPADFTKLHLTDSLHPQVTHVSSSHSGCSITSDSGSSSLSDIYQATESEAGDMDLSGLPETAVDSEDDDDEEDLERASDPLMSRDIVRDCLEKDPIDRTDDDIEQLLEFMHQLPAFANMTMSVRRELCAVMVFAVVERAGTIVLNDGEELDSWSVILNGSVEVTYPDGRTEILCMGNSFGVSPTMEKEYMKGVMRTKVDDCQFVCIAQQDYCRILNQVEKNMQKVEEEGEIVMVKEHRELDRTGTRKGHIVIKGTAERLTMHLVEEHSVVDPTFIEDFLLTYRTFLSSPMEVGKKLLEWFNDPSLRDKVTRVVLLWVNNHFNDFEGDPAMTRFLEEFENNLEREKMGGHLRLLNIACAAKAKRRLITLTKPSREAPLPFILLGGSEKGFGIFVDSVDFGSKATEAGLKRGDQILEVNGQNFENIQLSKAMEILRNNTHLSITVKTNLFVFKELLTRLSEEKRNGAPHLPKIGDIKKASRYSIPDLAVDVEQVIGLEKVNKKSKANTVGGRNKLKKILDKTRISILPQKPYNDIGIGQSQDDSIVGLRQTKHIPPALPVSGTLSSSNPDLLQSHHRILDFNTTPDLPDQVLRVFKADQQSRYIMISKDTTAKEVVIQAIREFALTATPDAYSLCEVSVTPEGVIKQRRLPDQLSKLADRIQLSGRYYLKNNMETETLCSDEDAQELLRESQISLLQLSTVEVATQLSMRNFELFRNIEPTEYIDDLFKLKSKSGCTNLKKFEEVINQETFWVASEILRETNQLKRMKIIKHFIKIALHCRECKNFNSMFAIISGLNLAPVARLRTTWEKLPSKYEKLFQDLQDLFDPSRNMAKYRNVLNSQNLQPPIIPLFPVIKKDLTFLHEGNDSKVEGLVNFEKLRMIAKEIRHVGRMASVNMDPALMFRTRKKKWRSLGSLSQGSTNAAVLDVAQTGGHKKRVRRSSFLNAKKLYEDAQMARKVKQYLSNLDLEMDEESLQTLSLQCEPATNTLPKNTGDKRSGKSETSPVAPRAGIQQKVQQQQQHKVNQALQVPAVSLYPSRKKVPVKDLPPFGINSPQALKKILSLSEEGSLDRHKKQSEDTVSSASSQLSSPPTSPQSSPRKGYTLAPSSTVDNFSDSGHSEISSRSSIVSNSSFDSMPVSLHDERRQRHSVSIVETNLGVGRIDRRIMIEPDQYSLGSYAPLSETRGLYAGATVLSSPSTEELSQDQGDRASLDAADSGRGSWTSCSSGSHDNIQTIQHQRSWETLPFGHAHFDSSGDGAGLWASGSHMDQLMFPDHATKYGRQSQGREGLDQAQSRASWASSTGYWGEDSEGDTGTIKRRGGKDVSSEAETSSITSVPAEESKPAPMPTHIAVSSSSTKGLIARKEGRYREPPPTPPGYVGIPIAEFAEGGSHPTRKPPDYNIALQRSRMVARTCEAHGTSTPQQQSHGHSTSRPVNKPQWHKPNESDPRLAHYPSQGFSAEEDEDEQVSAV; from the exons GCTACAGAAAGTGAGGCTGGTGATATGGATCTCAGTGGGTTGCCAGAGACAGCAGTGGATTctgaggatgatgatgatgaagaagaCCTTGAAAGGGCATCAGATCCTTTGATGAGTAGGGATATTGTTAGAGACTGCTTGGAGAAAGATCCAATAGACAGGACAGATGACGACATTG aacAACTACTGGAATTCATGCATCAGTTGCCTGCTTTTGCCAACATGACAATGTCAGTGAGGAGAGAGCTCTGTGCTGTAATGGTGTTTGCAGTTGTGGAGAGAGCAGGAACTATTGTACTAAACGATGGGGAAGAG CTGGATTCCTGGTCAGTCATTTTGAATGGCTCTGTGGAAGTGACGTACCCTGATGGAAGAACAGAGATACTTTGCATGGGGAACAGTTTTGGTGTTTCCCCTACCATGGAAAAGGAATATATGAAAGGCGTGATGAGAACCAAAGTGGATGACTGCCAG TTTGTTTGTATAGCCCAGCAAGATTATTGCCGCATCCTCAATCAAGTGGAGAAGAACATGCAGAAGGtagaagaggaaggggagatTGTGATGGTGAAGGAGCACAGGGAGCTTGATCGCACTGGAACAAGAAAAGGTCACATTGTTATCAAG ggaaCAGCTGAAAGGTTAACAATGCATTTGGTGGAAGAGCACTCTGTGGTAGACCCAACATTTATAGAAGACTTCCTGTTGACATATCGGACCTTTCTTTCTAGCCCAATGGAAGTGGGCAAAAAGTTGTTGGAGTGGTTCAACGACCCCAGCCTCAGGGATAAG GTTACACGGGTAGTACTGTTGTGGGTGAACAATCACTTCAATGATTTTGAAGGAGATCCTGCTATGACTCGATTTCTGGAAGAATTTGAGAACAATTTGGAGAGGGAG aaaaTGGGTGGACATTTGAGGCTGTTAAATATTGCTTGTGCTGCTAAAGCTAAACGAAGATTGATAACCTTAACAAAGCCATCTCGAGAAGCCCCTTTGCCTTTTATCTTGCTGGGAGGGTCAGAAAAGGGATTTGGAATCTTTGTTGACAGTGTAGATTTTGGTAGCAAAGCTACAGAAGCAGGCTTGAAACGTGGAGACCAG ATACTGGAAGTGAATGGTCAAAACTTTGAAAACATTCAGCTGTCGAAAGCCATGGAAATCCTTAGAAATAACACTCATCTGTCTATCACTGTGAAAACCAATTTATTTG TTTTTAAAGAACTCTTAACAAGGttgtcagaggaaaaaagaaatggagctCCCCACCTGCCTAAAATTGGtgatattaaaaaagcaagtcGTTATTCCATCCCAGACCTTGCTGTTGATGTGGAGCAGGTAATAGGattagaaaaagtaaataagaaaAGTAAAGCCAACACAGTTgggggaagaaataaattaaagaagaTACTTGACAAGACTCGAATCAGTATTCTGCCTCAGAAACCATACAA TGACATTGGAATTGGCCAGTCTCAGGATGACAGCATTGTGGGACTGAGGCAAACAAAGCACATTCCTCCTGCTTTACCTGTCAGTGGAACCCTGTCATCCAGTAATCCTGATCTACTGCAGTCTCATCACCGCATCTTAGACTTCAATACTACTCCAG acttACCAGATCAAGTTCTGAGGGTTTTCAAGGCAGATCAGCAAAGTCGCTACATCATGATCAGTAAAGACACAACGGCAAAAGAAGTGGTCATCCAGGCTATCAGGGAATTTGCTCTCACTGCAACCCCTGATGCATATTCACTATGTGAAGTTTCTGTCACACCTGAGGGTGTAATCAAGCAAAGGAGGCTTCCGGATCAATTATCTAAGCTTGCTGACAGGATACAGCTGAGTGGCAG gtaTTACCTGAAGAACAACATGGAAACAGAAACTCTTTGTTCAGATGAAGATGCTCAAGAGTTACTAAGGGAAAGCCAAATTTCCCTACTACAGCTCAGTACTGTTGAGGTGGCTACCCAACTGTCCATGAGAAACTTTGAGCTATTCCGTAATATTGAACCCACGGAATACATAGATGACTTGTTTAAACTGAAATCAAAATCAGGTTGCACTAATCTAAAAAAGTTTGAAGAGGTGATAAATCAAGAAACATTCTGGGTAGCTTCTGAGATTCTAAGAGAAACCAACCAGCTGAAAAGGATGAAGATCATTAAGCATTTCATTAAGATAGCACTACACTGCAGAGAATGCAAGAACTTCAACTCGATGTTTGCCATCATTAG tGGGCTGAATTTGGCACCAGTTGCAAGGCTCCGAACTACTTGGGAAAAGCTTCCAAGCAAGTATGAAAAACTGTTTCAAGATCTACAGGACTTGTTTGATCCATCTAGGAATATGGCAAAATATCGTAATGTCCTTAACAGCCAAAACCTACAGCCCCCCATTATCCCTCTGTTTCCTGTTATCAAAAAAGACCTTACATTCCTTCATGAAG GAAATGATTCAAAAGTGGAGGGCTTGGTCAATTTTGAGAAGCTGAGAATGATCGCAAAGGAGATACGCCATGTCGGTCGTATGGCGTCTGTGAACATGGATCCTGCTTTAATGTTTAGAACAAG gaagaagaaatggaggAGTTTGGG ATCTCTCAGCCAGGGCAGTACgaatgcagcagtgctggatgTCGCGCAAACGGGGGGTCATAAAAAGCGGGTCCGTCGCAGCTCCTTCCTTAACGCTAAAAAACTGTATGAGGATGCTCAGATGGCTCGGAAAGTAAAGCAGTATCTTTCAAACTTGGATCTGGAAATGGATGAAGAGAGCCTCCAGACACTGTCTCTGCAGTGTGAGCCAGCCACCAACACAT TGCCGAAGAATACAGGAGACAAGCGATCTGGAAAATCTGAAACATCACCAGTGGCTCCTCGGGCAGGCATCCAGCAGAAAGtgcaacaacagcagcaacataaAGTAAACCAAGCATTGCAGGTCCCTGCGGTATCTCTCTATCCCTCCCGCAAGAAAGTGCCAGTCAAAGACCTCCCACCATTCG GCATTAACTCCCCGcaagctttaaagaaaattctttcattATCTGAAGAAGGAAGTTTGGATCGTCACAAGAAACAATCTGAAGACACAGTCTCAAGTGCATCTTCACAGCTGTCTTCACCTCCCACTTCACCACAGAGCTCTCCAAGGAAAG GCTATACTTTGGCTCCTAGCAGCACGGTGGATAACTTTTCAGATTCTGGTCACAGCGAAATTTCTTCCAGATCTAGTATTGTCAGCAATTCCTCTTTTGACTCTATGCCAGTCTCTCTGCATGATGAGAGGAGACAGAGGCATTCTGTCAGCATTGTGGAGACAAATCTTGGTGTGGGAAGGATTGATAGAAGAATCATGATTGAACCAGACCAATACAGCTTAGG CTCATATGCGCCACTGTCAGAGACCAGAGGCCTGTATGCTGGAGCAACTGTGCTTTCTTCTCCCAGTACAGAAGAACTGTCACAGGATCAGGGGGACAGAGCTTCACTTGATGCAGCTGACAGTGGCCGTGGTAGTTGGACTTCTTGTTCAAGTGGTTCTCATGACAACATACAAACAATACAGCACCAGAGAAGCTGGGAGACTCTGCCTTTTGGACATGCTCATTTCGATAGTTCAGGCGATGGGGCAGGACTGTGGGCCTCAGGCAGTCATATGGACCAGCTGATGTTCCCTGATCACGCCACAAAGTATGGCAGGCAAAGCCAAGGTAGGGAGGGCCTTGATCAAGCACAGTCCAGAGCAAGCTGGGCATCCTCAACAGGATACTGGGGAGAGGACTCAGAAGGTGATACAGGTACCATAAAGCGGAGGGGTGGGAAGGATGTTTCCAGTGAAGCTGAAACCAGTAGCATAACATCTGTACCAGCAGAGGAGTCAAAGCCAGCTCCCATGCCCACTCATATAGCAGTATCATCAAGTAGTACAAAGGGGCTTATTG cacGAAAAGAGGGTCGATATCGGGAACCACCTCCAACTCCTCCTGGATATGTAGGAATACCTATTGCTGAGTTCGCAGAAGGTGGCTCCCATCCAACCAGAAAGCCTCCAGATTACAACATAGCACTTCAGAGGTCTAGAATGGTGGCACGGACATGTGAGGCTCATGGGACATCAACTCCGCAGCAGCAGTCACATGGCCATTCAACTAGCAGGCCTGTGAACAAACCTCAGTGGCATAAACCAAATGAGTCAGATCCACGTCTTGCTCACTATCCATCTCAAGGGttttctgcagaggaagatg AAGATGAACAAGTTTCTGCTGTCTAA
- the RAPGEF2 gene encoding rap guanine nucleotide exchange factor 2 isoform X6, which yields MKPLAIPANHGVMGQQEKHSLPADFTKLHLTDSLHPQVTHVSSSHSGCSITSDSGSSSLSDIYQATESEAGDMDLSGLPETAVDSEDDDDEEDLERASDPLMSRDIVRDCLEKDPIDRTDDDIEQLLEFMHQLPAFANMTMSVRRELCAVMVFAVVERAGTIVLNDGEELDSWSVILNGSVEVTYPDGRTEILCMGNSFGVSPTMEKEYMKGVMRTKVDDCQFVCIAQQDYCRILNQVEKNMQKVEEEGEIVMVKEHRELDRTGTRKGHIVIKGTAERLTMHLVEEHSVVDPTFIEDFLLTYRTFLSSPMEVGKKLLEWFNDPSLRDKVTRVVLLWVNNHFNDFEGDPAMTRFLEEFENNLEREKMGGHLRLLNIACAAKAKRRLITLTKPSREAPLPFILLGGSEKGFGIFVDSVDFGSKATEAGLKRGDQILEVNGQNFENIQLSKAMEILRNNTHLSITVKTNLFVFKELLTRLSEEKRNGAPHLPKIGDIKKASRYSIPDLAVDVEQVIGLEKVNKKSKANTVGGRNKLKKILDKTRISILPQKPYNDIGIGQSQDDSIVGLRQTKHIPPALPVSGTLSSSNPDLLQSHHRILDFNTTPDLPDQVLRVFKADQQSRYIMISKDTTAKEVVIQAIREFALTATPDAYSLCEVSVTPEGVIKQRRLPDQLSKLADRIQLSGRYYLKNNMETETLCSDEDAQELLRESQISLLQLSTVEVATQLSMRNFELFRNIEPTEYIDDLFKLKSKSGCTNLKKFEEVINQETFWVASEILRETNQLKRMKIIKHFIKIALHCRECKNFNSMFAIISGLNLAPVARLRTTWEKLPSKYEKLFQDLQDLFDPSRNMAKYRNVLNSQNLQPPIIPLFPVIKKDLTFLHEGNDSKVEGLVNFEKLRMIAKEIRHVGRMASVNMDPALMFRTRKKKWRSLGSLSQGSTNAAVLDVAQTGGHKKRVRRSSFLNAKKLYEDAQMARKVKQYLSNLDLEMDEESLQTLSLQCEPATNTLPKNTGDKRSGKSETSPVAPRAGIQQKVQQQQQHKVNQALQVPAVSLYPSRKKVPVKDLPPFGINSPQALKKILSLSEEGSLDRHKKQSEDTVSSASSQLSSPPTSPQSSPRKDGGRYGSRLRDLTSSSSSLGSENSNKNNNSPVASGMGYTLAPSSTVDNFSDSGHSEISSRSSIVSNSSFDSMPVSLHDERRQRHSVSIVETNLGVGRIDRRIMIEPDQYSLGSYAPLSETRGLYAGATVLSSPSTEELSQDQGDRASLDAADSGRGSWTSCSSGSHDNIQTIQHQRSWETLPFGHAHFDSSGDGAGLWASGSHMDQLMFPDHATKYGRQSQGREGLDQAQSRASWASSTGYWGEDSEGDTGTIKRRGGKDVSSEAETSSITSVPAEESKPAPMPTHIAVSSSSTKGLIARKEGRYREPPPTPPGYVGIPIAEFAEGGSHPTRKPPDYNIALQRSRMVARTCEAHGTSTPQQQSHGHSTSRPVNKPQWHKPNESDPRLAHYPSQGFSAEEDEDEQVSAV from the exons GCTACAGAAAGTGAGGCTGGTGATATGGATCTCAGTGGGTTGCCAGAGACAGCAGTGGATTctgaggatgatgatgatgaagaagaCCTTGAAAGGGCATCAGATCCTTTGATGAGTAGGGATATTGTTAGAGACTGCTTGGAGAAAGATCCAATAGACAGGACAGATGACGACATTG aacAACTACTGGAATTCATGCATCAGTTGCCTGCTTTTGCCAACATGACAATGTCAGTGAGGAGAGAGCTCTGTGCTGTAATGGTGTTTGCAGTTGTGGAGAGAGCAGGAACTATTGTACTAAACGATGGGGAAGAG CTGGATTCCTGGTCAGTCATTTTGAATGGCTCTGTGGAAGTGACGTACCCTGATGGAAGAACAGAGATACTTTGCATGGGGAACAGTTTTGGTGTTTCCCCTACCATGGAAAAGGAATATATGAAAGGCGTGATGAGAACCAAAGTGGATGACTGCCAG TTTGTTTGTATAGCCCAGCAAGATTATTGCCGCATCCTCAATCAAGTGGAGAAGAACATGCAGAAGGtagaagaggaaggggagatTGTGATGGTGAAGGAGCACAGGGAGCTTGATCGCACTGGAACAAGAAAAGGTCACATTGTTATCAAG ggaaCAGCTGAAAGGTTAACAATGCATTTGGTGGAAGAGCACTCTGTGGTAGACCCAACATTTATAGAAGACTTCCTGTTGACATATCGGACCTTTCTTTCTAGCCCAATGGAAGTGGGCAAAAAGTTGTTGGAGTGGTTCAACGACCCCAGCCTCAGGGATAAG GTTACACGGGTAGTACTGTTGTGGGTGAACAATCACTTCAATGATTTTGAAGGAGATCCTGCTATGACTCGATTTCTGGAAGAATTTGAGAACAATTTGGAGAGGGAG aaaaTGGGTGGACATTTGAGGCTGTTAAATATTGCTTGTGCTGCTAAAGCTAAACGAAGATTGATAACCTTAACAAAGCCATCTCGAGAAGCCCCTTTGCCTTTTATCTTGCTGGGAGGGTCAGAAAAGGGATTTGGAATCTTTGTTGACAGTGTAGATTTTGGTAGCAAAGCTACAGAAGCAGGCTTGAAACGTGGAGACCAG ATACTGGAAGTGAATGGTCAAAACTTTGAAAACATTCAGCTGTCGAAAGCCATGGAAATCCTTAGAAATAACACTCATCTGTCTATCACTGTGAAAACCAATTTATTTG TTTTTAAAGAACTCTTAACAAGGttgtcagaggaaaaaagaaatggagctCCCCACCTGCCTAAAATTGGtgatattaaaaaagcaagtcGTTATTCCATCCCAGACCTTGCTGTTGATGTGGAGCAGGTAATAGGattagaaaaagtaaataagaaaAGTAAAGCCAACACAGTTgggggaagaaataaattaaagaagaTACTTGACAAGACTCGAATCAGTATTCTGCCTCAGAAACCATACAA TGACATTGGAATTGGCCAGTCTCAGGATGACAGCATTGTGGGACTGAGGCAAACAAAGCACATTCCTCCTGCTTTACCTGTCAGTGGAACCCTGTCATCCAGTAATCCTGATCTACTGCAGTCTCATCACCGCATCTTAGACTTCAATACTACTCCAG acttACCAGATCAAGTTCTGAGGGTTTTCAAGGCAGATCAGCAAAGTCGCTACATCATGATCAGTAAAGACACAACGGCAAAAGAAGTGGTCATCCAGGCTATCAGGGAATTTGCTCTCACTGCAACCCCTGATGCATATTCACTATGTGAAGTTTCTGTCACACCTGAGGGTGTAATCAAGCAAAGGAGGCTTCCGGATCAATTATCTAAGCTTGCTGACAGGATACAGCTGAGTGGCAG gtaTTACCTGAAGAACAACATGGAAACAGAAACTCTTTGTTCAGATGAAGATGCTCAAGAGTTACTAAGGGAAAGCCAAATTTCCCTACTACAGCTCAGTACTGTTGAGGTGGCTACCCAACTGTCCATGAGAAACTTTGAGCTATTCCGTAATATTGAACCCACGGAATACATAGATGACTTGTTTAAACTGAAATCAAAATCAGGTTGCACTAATCTAAAAAAGTTTGAAGAGGTGATAAATCAAGAAACATTCTGGGTAGCTTCTGAGATTCTAAGAGAAACCAACCAGCTGAAAAGGATGAAGATCATTAAGCATTTCATTAAGATAGCACTACACTGCAGAGAATGCAAGAACTTCAACTCGATGTTTGCCATCATTAG tGGGCTGAATTTGGCACCAGTTGCAAGGCTCCGAACTACTTGGGAAAAGCTTCCAAGCAAGTATGAAAAACTGTTTCAAGATCTACAGGACTTGTTTGATCCATCTAGGAATATGGCAAAATATCGTAATGTCCTTAACAGCCAAAACCTACAGCCCCCCATTATCCCTCTGTTTCCTGTTATCAAAAAAGACCTTACATTCCTTCATGAAG GAAATGATTCAAAAGTGGAGGGCTTGGTCAATTTTGAGAAGCTGAGAATGATCGCAAAGGAGATACGCCATGTCGGTCGTATGGCGTCTGTGAACATGGATCCTGCTTTAATGTTTAGAACAAG gaagaagaaatggaggAGTTTGGG ATCTCTCAGCCAGGGCAGTACgaatgcagcagtgctggatgTCGCGCAAACGGGGGGTCATAAAAAGCGGGTCCGTCGCAGCTCCTTCCTTAACGCTAAAAAACTGTATGAGGATGCTCAGATGGCTCGGAAAGTAAAGCAGTATCTTTCAAACTTGGATCTGGAAATGGATGAAGAGAGCCTCCAGACACTGTCTCTGCAGTGTGAGCCAGCCACCAACACAT TGCCGAAGAATACAGGAGACAAGCGATCTGGAAAATCTGAAACATCACCAGTGGCTCCTCGGGCAGGCATCCAGCAGAAAGtgcaacaacagcagcaacataaAGTAAACCAAGCATTGCAGGTCCCTGCGGTATCTCTCTATCCCTCCCGCAAGAAAGTGCCAGTCAAAGACCTCCCACCATTCG GCATTAACTCCCCGcaagctttaaagaaaattctttcattATCTGAAGAAGGAAGTTTGGATCGTCACAAGAAACAATCTGAAGACACAGTCTCAAGTGCATCTTCACAGCTGTCTTCACCTCCCACTTCACCACAGAGCTCTCCAAGGAAAG ATGGTGGTAGGTATGGCTCCAGACTGAGGGACCTAACCagttcctcctcttctcttggAAGTGAGAACAGTAACAAGAATAACAATTCACCAGTGGCCTCTGGGATGG GCTATACTTTGGCTCCTAGCAGCACGGTGGATAACTTTTCAGATTCTGGTCACAGCGAAATTTCTTCCAGATCTAGTATTGTCAGCAATTCCTCTTTTGACTCTATGCCAGTCTCTCTGCATGATGAGAGGAGACAGAGGCATTCTGTCAGCATTGTGGAGACAAATCTTGGTGTGGGAAGGATTGATAGAAGAATCATGATTGAACCAGACCAATACAGCTTAGG CTCATATGCGCCACTGTCAGAGACCAGAGGCCTGTATGCTGGAGCAACTGTGCTTTCTTCTCCCAGTACAGAAGAACTGTCACAGGATCAGGGGGACAGAGCTTCACTTGATGCAGCTGACAGTGGCCGTGGTAGTTGGACTTCTTGTTCAAGTGGTTCTCATGACAACATACAAACAATACAGCACCAGAGAAGCTGGGAGACTCTGCCTTTTGGACATGCTCATTTCGATAGTTCAGGCGATGGGGCAGGACTGTGGGCCTCAGGCAGTCATATGGACCAGCTGATGTTCCCTGATCACGCCACAAAGTATGGCAGGCAAAGCCAAGGTAGGGAGGGCCTTGATCAAGCACAGTCCAGAGCAAGCTGGGCATCCTCAACAGGATACTGGGGAGAGGACTCAGAAGGTGATACAGGTACCATAAAGCGGAGGGGTGGGAAGGATGTTTCCAGTGAAGCTGAAACCAGTAGCATAACATCTGTACCAGCAGAGGAGTCAAAGCCAGCTCCCATGCCCACTCATATAGCAGTATCATCAAGTAGTACAAAGGGGCTTATTG cacGAAAAGAGGGTCGATATCGGGAACCACCTCCAACTCCTCCTGGATATGTAGGAATACCTATTGCTGAGTTCGCAGAAGGTGGCTCCCATCCAACCAGAAAGCCTCCAGATTACAACATAGCACTTCAGAGGTCTAGAATGGTGGCACGGACATGTGAGGCTCATGGGACATCAACTCCGCAGCAGCAGTCACATGGCCATTCAACTAGCAGGCCTGTGAACAAACCTCAGTGGCATAAACCAAATGAGTCAGATCCACGTCTTGCTCACTATCCATCTCAAGGGttttctgcagaggaagatg AAGATGAACAAGTTTCTGCTGTCTAA